Proteins encoded together in one Ogataea parapolymorpha DL-1 chromosome III, whole genome shotgun sequence window:
- a CDS encoding putative secreted protein, whose protein sequence is MRSDRTLLASLAASLWASQVSAYGNFLKVQPRYWNSSIEAAAPSSSSSCSTDSTITQTKVITLSSGASSDQFWDATLTPTVTDTNSIGVTENDYITITTTYTDCNYLGQCSTVTATELVSSYTTTISGHVTVVTGYETLSGSLTAAPVTSTTADDPRTVLTRTSCSAGRCSTWTTEEIVSSYTTTISGHETVVTELYPLSGSSSAPLTTPVATAAATPAATPAVTTVAVVSCSAGKCSTWTTEEILSSYTTTISGHETVVTTLIPLSGTSGSGNAGPHTVTGTKTSCSAGKCSTWTTEEIVSSYTTTISGHVTVITTTCPLSAAATPTTAATVTETVTSCSAGKCSTWTTKDIVSSYTTTISGHVTVVTTHCPVSSEAVVSSKGGAAAFQLTSYTTTIDNTATVVTTICPLSSATSSAKASRTKTSSTASSTSSTASSSASASVTTVTTVVSGVTTVLTTYCPESSASASSKVSALSSTTVLSSSSSSSSSTATSSTVTSSVPESTVDLAEPSTVSVPVETVPTVSTVVYTSTISSVPVELTTYSTVTKSTLLTSSTASSVSSAGSSSAPAASIFEGAAGKINIGVGLISMVYGLICVL, encoded by the coding sequence ATGAGATCAGATCGCACGCTGCTAGCCTCCCTGGCGGCCTCTCTGTGGGCCTCCCAGGTCTCTGCCTACGGCAACTTCCTCAAGGTCCAGCCGAGGTATTGGAACTCGTCCATTGAGGCCGCCGCCCCAAGCTCCTCATCGTCCTGCTCCACCGACTCCACTATCACCCAGACAAAGGTGATTACGCTAAGCAGCGGAGCATCCTCGGACCAGTTTTGGGACGCGACCCTTACGCCGACGGTCACTGACACAAACAGCATCGGCGTCACTGAAAACGACTACATCACCATTACAACCACCTACACCGACTGCAACTACCTCGGCCAGTGCTCCACGGTGACGGCAACAGAGCTTGTGAGCTCCTACACCACCACCATCTCGGGACACGTGACCGTGGTCACGGGGTACGAAACCCTGTCGGGCTCGTTGACGGCGGCGCCCGTCACCAGCACGACCGCTGACGACCCACGCACTGTTCTGACGCGCACCTCTTGTTCCGCGGGCCGGTGTTCGACATGGACCACCGAGGAAATCGTGTCCAGCTACACCACCACCATCTCGGGCCACGAGACTGTCGTGACCGAGCTGTACCCACTTTCTGGCTCATCGTCGGCACCGCTGACCACGCCGGTggccacagcagcagccacgCCAGCTGCCACGCCAGCCGTCACGACAGTGGCCGTTGTCTCGTGCTCGGCCGGAAAATgttcgacgtggacgacgGAAGAAATCTTGTCGTCGTACACGACCACGATCTCAGGCCACGAGACGGTGGTGACGACGCTGATTCCGCTCTCGGGCACTTCTGGCTCGGGCAATGCCGGTCCTCACACTGTCACCGGTACGAAGACGTCGTGCTCGGCAGGAAAGTGCTCGACATGGACGACAGAGGAAATTGTCTCGAGTTACACCACGACCATCTCTGGGCACGTGACTGTGATAACAACGACCTGTCCACTGTCCGCGGCTGCTACGCCGACGACTGCTGCGACCGTCACTGAGACCGTTACATCGTGCTCCGCAGGCAAGTGTTCCACGTGGACCACCAAAGATATTGTCTCGTCGTACACCACTACCATTTCAGGCCACGTGACCGTCGTGACGACGCACTGTCCGGTCTCGTCGGAGGCGGTCGTGAGCTCCAAGGGCGGTGCCGCGGCATTCCAGCTGACGTCGTACACGACGACGATCGACAACACGGCCACTGTCGTGACGACGATTTGTCCGCTGAGCTCGGCAACCTCTAGTGCCAAAGCTTCCAGGACCAAAACTTCCAGCACCgcctccagcacgtccagcaCCGCCTCATCCAGCGCCTCCGCCAGCGTGACTACCGTCACCACTGTCGTCAGCGGCGTCACCACGGTGTTGACCACGTACTGTCCCGAGAGCAGTGCGAGCGCCTCGAGCAAAGTTTCTGCCCTAAGCAGCACGACTGTCCTGAGCAGCTCCTCAAGCAGCTCTTCGAGCACAGCCACAAGCTCTACAGTGACCAGCTCCGTGCCAGAGTCGACCGTCGACCTCGCCGAGCCATCGACGGTTTCTGTGCCTGTCGAGACAGTGCCGACCGTGTCGACTGTCGTTTACACGTCGACCATCTCGAGCGTCCCGGTCGAGCTCACTACCTACTCGACGGTCACCAAGAGCACCCTGCTCACATCAAGCACGGCCAGCTCGGTCAGCTCGGCcggctccagctcagcACCGGCAGCCTCCATATTCGAGGGCGCCGCCGGCAAAATCAACATTGGGGTCGGCCTGATTTCAATGGTTTACGGACTGATTTGTGTACTATAG